One genomic window of Streptomyces sp. NBC_01276 includes the following:
- a CDS encoding NADP-dependent isocitrate dehydrogenase: MTDSTIIYTHTDEAPALATYSFLPVIQAYASTAGVNVETRDISLAGRIIASFPEHLEESQRIADALAELGELAKTPEANIIKLPNVSASIPQLKAAVAELQGQGYALPDYPDDPKSDEEREIRARYDKIKGSAVNPVLREGNSDRRAPASVKNYAKAHPHRMGAWTPESKTNVATMGENDFRSTEKSTVIAEAGTLRIEHVAADGAVTVLRDSVPVLAGEVVDASVLHVDALRTFLNDQIERAKAEDVLFSVHLKATMMKVSDPIIFGHVVRAFLPKTFARYGETLAAAGLSPNDGLGTILNGLGALADGDAIKASIDAEIAEGPALAMVDSDKGITNLHVPSDVIVDASMPAMIRTSGHMWGPDGAEADTLAVLPDSSYAGVYQVVVDDCRAHGAFDPATMGSVPNVGLMAQKAEEYGSHDKTFEIASAGTVRVVDAAGDTVLEQKVAAGDIFRACQTKDAPIQDWVKLAVTRARATGVPAVFWLDEGRAHDAQLIAKVKTYLADHDTDGLTIEILSPVEATAYSLKRIRRGEDTISVTGNVLRDYLTDLFPILELGTSAKMLSVVPLMNGGGLFETGAGGSAPKHVQQLVKENYLRWDSLGEFLALAVSFEHLATTTGNARAQVLADTLDRATGTFLNEDKSPSRKLGGIDNRGSHFYLAMYWAQELSRQIDDPKLAAAFEPLAKTLTESEETIVGELIAVQGSPVEIGGYYQPDPAKAAEVMRPSATLNKAIALLG, from the coding sequence GTGACTGACTCGACCATCATCTACACGCACACTGACGAGGCCCCGGCCCTCGCGACGTATTCCTTCCTGCCTGTCATCCAGGCGTACGCGTCGACGGCCGGTGTGAATGTCGAGACCCGTGACATCTCCCTGGCCGGTCGGATCATCGCCAGCTTCCCCGAGCACCTTGAGGAGAGCCAGCGGATCGCCGACGCCCTCGCCGAGCTCGGCGAGCTTGCGAAGACGCCGGAAGCGAACATCATCAAGCTGCCCAACGTCTCGGCTTCGATCCCGCAGCTGAAGGCCGCGGTCGCCGAGCTCCAGGGCCAGGGCTACGCCCTTCCGGACTACCCGGACGACCCGAAGTCCGACGAGGAGCGCGAGATCCGCGCCCGCTACGACAAGATCAAGGGCAGCGCCGTCAACCCGGTCCTGCGCGAGGGCAACTCCGACCGCCGCGCCCCCGCCTCGGTGAAGAACTACGCCAAGGCCCACCCGCACCGCATGGGCGCCTGGACCCCCGAGTCGAAGACGAACGTCGCCACCATGGGCGAGAACGACTTCCGCTCCACCGAGAAGTCCACCGTGATCGCCGAGGCCGGCACGCTCCGCATCGAGCACGTCGCCGCCGACGGCGCCGTCACCGTCCTGCGCGACTCCGTACCGGTGCTCGCGGGTGAGGTCGTGGACGCGTCCGTCCTGCACGTCGACGCCCTGCGCACCTTCCTCAACGACCAGATCGAGCGGGCCAAGGCCGAGGACGTCCTGTTCTCCGTGCACCTCAAGGCCACGATGATGAAGGTCTCCGACCCGATCATCTTCGGGCACGTGGTCCGCGCCTTCCTCCCGAAGACGTTCGCCCGCTACGGCGAGACCCTCGCCGCCGCCGGCCTGTCCCCCAACGACGGCCTCGGCACCATCCTGAACGGCCTGGGCGCCCTCGCCGACGGTGACGCGATCAAGGCCTCGATCGACGCGGAGATCGCCGAGGGCCCGGCCCTCGCGATGGTCGACTCCGACAAGGGCATCACCAACCTGCACGTGCCGTCCGACGTCATCGTCGACGCCTCCATGCCGGCCATGATCCGCACCTCCGGCCACATGTGGGGCCCGGACGGCGCCGAGGCCGACACCCTCGCCGTCCTCCCGGACAGCAGCTACGCGGGCGTCTACCAGGTCGTCGTCGACGACTGCCGCGCCCACGGCGCCTTCGACCCGGCCACCATGGGCTCGGTGCCGAACGTCGGCCTCATGGCCCAGAAGGCCGAGGAGTACGGCAGCCACGACAAGACCTTCGAGATCGCGAGCGCGGGCACCGTCCGCGTCGTCGACGCCGCGGGCGACACGGTCCTGGAGCAGAAGGTCGCCGCCGGCGACATCTTCCGCGCCTGCCAGACCAAGGACGCGCCGATCCAGGACTGGGTCAAGCTCGCCGTCACCCGCGCCCGCGCCACCGGCGTCCCGGCCGTCTTCTGGCTCGACGAGGGCCGCGCCCACGACGCGCAGCTGATCGCCAAGGTCAAGACGTACCTGGCCGACCACGACACCGACGGTCTGACCATCGAGATCCTCTCCCCGGTCGAGGCCACCGCGTACTCCCTGAAGCGCATCCGCCGCGGCGAGGACACCATCTCGGTGACCGGCAACGTGCTGCGCGACTACCTGACCGACCTCTTCCCCATCCTGGAGCTGGGCACCAGCGCCAAGATGCTGTCGGTCGTCCCGCTGATGAACGGCGGCGGCCTCTTCGAGACCGGCGCCGGCGGCTCCGCCCCCAAGCACGTCCAGCAGCTGGTCAAGGAGAACTACCTGCGCTGGGACTCCCTCGGTGAGTTCCTCGCGCTGGCCGTCTCCTTCGAGCACCTCGCGACCACCACCGGCAACGCCCGCGCCCAGGTGCTGGCCGACACCCTGGACCGCGCGACCGGCACCTTCCTCAACGAGGACAAGTCGCCGAGCCGCAAGCTGGGCGGCATCGACAACCGCGGCAGCCACTTCTACCTGGCCATGTACTGGGCGCAGGAGCTGTCCCGCCAGATCGACGACCCGAAGCTCGCGGCCGCCTTCGAGCCGCTCGCCAAGACCCTGACGGAGTCCGAGGAGACCATCGTCGGCGAGCTCATCGCCGTCCAGGGCTCCCCGGTCGAGATCGGCGGCTACTACCAGCCCGACCCGGCCAAGGCCGCCGAGGTCATGCGTCCCTCCGCGACGCTGAACAAGGCGATCGCCCTGCTCGGCTGA
- a CDS encoding DUF805 domain-containing protein, producing the protein MNYYLDVIKRYVDFAGRARRQEYWMFVLWNIPIVIVLTVLDFVLGTYPVLGWIYTLAVLLPSLGLSVRRLHDTGKSGWWYLVSFIPFVGWVWILVLMATEGHPGANEYGQNPKEIRA; encoded by the coding sequence GTGAACTACTACCTCGACGTCATCAAGCGGTACGTGGACTTCGCCGGCCGTGCCCGGCGCCAGGAATACTGGATGTTCGTCCTCTGGAACATCCCGATCGTGATCGTCCTCACGGTGCTCGACTTCGTGCTCGGCACCTACCCGGTCCTCGGCTGGATCTACACGCTCGCCGTCCTCCTGCCGTCCCTCGGCCTCTCGGTGCGCCGCCTGCACGACACCGGAAAGTCCGGATGGTGGTACCTGGTGAGCTTCATCCCGTTCGTCGGCTGGGTCTGGATCCTGGTCCTGATGGCCACCGAGGGTCACCCCGGAGCCAACGAGTACGGCCAGAACCCCAAGGAGATACGGGCCTAG
- a CDS encoding NAD-dependent epimerase/dehydratase family protein: protein MRVLVTGGAGFIGSHIVTALRRHGHDPVVLDSLLPAAHTDPPPLPDTGFLRGDVRDAEAVRAALSGVDAVCHQAAMVGLGTGFADAPAYVSANDLGTAVLLAETARAGIRGLVLAGSMVVYGEGRYACPRHGVVRPGPRRAADLDAGRFEPLCPACGAELTPGLVAEEAPADPRNVYATTKLAQEHLAAAWARDTDGRAVSLRYHNVYGPGMPRDTPYAGVASFFRSALARGEAPRVFEDGGQRRDFVHVTDVAQANVAALEALESPGTLPAGLCTPYNTGSGDPRTIGEMASALATAHGGPAPVVTGEYRLGDVRHITADSARLRRDLGWLPRTPFADGMAELAASPQRPSAAAV, encoded by the coding sequence ATGCGCGTACTCGTCACCGGAGGAGCCGGCTTCATCGGCTCGCACATCGTCACCGCCCTGCGCCGGCACGGCCACGACCCCGTCGTCCTCGACTCCCTGCTCCCCGCCGCCCACACGGACCCGCCCCCGCTGCCGGACACCGGGTTCCTGCGGGGGGACGTACGGGACGCCGAGGCGGTGCGGGCCGCCCTGAGCGGGGTGGACGCCGTCTGCCACCAGGCCGCGATGGTCGGCCTCGGCACGGGCTTCGCCGACGCCCCCGCGTACGTGTCCGCCAACGACCTCGGCACGGCGGTCCTGTTGGCCGAGACGGCGCGCGCCGGGATCCGCGGACTCGTCCTGGCCGGATCCATGGTGGTCTACGGGGAGGGCCGGTACGCGTGCCCGCGCCACGGGGTGGTGCGCCCGGGACCCCGCCGCGCGGCCGACCTGGACGCGGGCCGCTTCGAACCGCTGTGCCCCGCGTGCGGCGCGGAGCTCACCCCGGGCCTGGTCGCCGAGGAGGCCCCGGCCGACCCCCGGAACGTCTACGCCACCACGAAGCTGGCCCAGGAGCACCTGGCGGCCGCGTGGGCCCGCGACACGGACGGCCGGGCGGTGTCGTTGCGCTACCACAACGTGTACGGCCCGGGGATGCCCCGTGACACCCCCTACGCGGGGGTGGCCTCGTTCTTCCGCTCCGCGCTCGCCCGGGGCGAGGCCCCGCGGGTCTTCGAGGACGGTGGCCAGCGGCGGGACTTCGTCCACGTCACGGACGTGGCGCAGGCGAACGTGGCGGCCCTGGAAGCCCTGGAGTCCCCCGGCACCCTCCCGGCCGGCCTGTGCACCCCGTACAACACGGGCAGCGGGGACCCCCGCACGATCGGCGAGATGGCCTCGGCCCTGGCCACCGCCCACGGCGGGCCCGCCCCGGTGGTCACCGGCGAGTACCGGCTGGGCGACGTCCGCCACATCACGGCCGACTCCGCCCGGCTGCGCCGGGACCTGGGCTGGCTCCCCCGCACCCCCTTCGCCGACGGCATGGCGGAGCTGGCCGCCTCCCCCCAGCGCCCCTCGGCCGCCGCCGTCTGA
- a CDS encoding DUF4157 domain-containing protein gives MAPIRDEDRKADGGRAPGRTRAPSAAPPAHGLVGLQGGPGNAAVVQMLRRAGHAWAQDRHRHGPGCSHPSQGAPSPGPSVQRSADGRGDGERHEGGEDRGHGAATDTGPAGLRALLDAARATPGRALPPSLLAEAGPFFRNDRLSAGRFHDDPVSQRAVEAMGARAMTIGEHIFAPPGALGDKALIGHELSHLSENLNGVRESGVSGGDGTTVTDPGQPSELMAGADGAAFAAGTGTAPSVLRRASTGHAGTGGTGRSGQAVQRARHGSSSTSAGRQSQRRQRVRVGDLRHAEYLVRPDWGPTLGNRGGGSWANAVLGPLSLQNVRSNSNARLPPAIDDARAAYPHLTFIAGHLLNECFGGPGQRSKNLTILLSGANGAHKGYDDPLKNAVDDMRRVYTLLSDLYLPIDTLRFGVETTVTASASQGYAWSETDYPQKYISEYLHCVARIHGGEQVWDWIEQAEEQDPGNRDWAQVAAYLRRVEDWVDQANRHQIITNTPGGALLAL, from the coding sequence GTGGCCCCGATACGGGACGAAGACCGGAAAGCCGACGGCGGGCGCGCGCCCGGACGCACGCGCGCCCCTTCCGCGGCGCCGCCCGCCCACGGACTCGTGGGTCTCCAGGGCGGGCCCGGGAACGCCGCCGTCGTCCAGATGCTGCGGCGGGCCGGACACGCGTGGGCCCAGGACCGGCACCGGCACGGTCCCGGTTGCTCGCACCCGTCGCAGGGCGCCCCGTCACCGGGCCCCTCGGTACAGCGGTCCGCGGACGGCCGTGGCGACGGGGAGCGGCACGAGGGCGGCGAGGACCGCGGTCACGGCGCCGCGACGGATACCGGACCGGCCGGCCTGCGGGCCCTGCTCGACGCCGCCAGGGCCACCCCGGGCCGCGCCCTTCCCCCGTCGCTGCTCGCGGAAGCGGGGCCGTTCTTCCGGAACGACCGGCTGTCCGCCGGCCGCTTCCACGACGACCCCGTGTCGCAGCGGGCCGTCGAGGCCATGGGCGCCCGGGCCATGACGATCGGCGAGCACATCTTCGCTCCCCCCGGGGCCCTCGGGGACAAGGCGCTCATCGGCCATGAACTCAGCCACCTCAGCGAGAACCTCAACGGTGTGCGCGAGAGCGGCGTCAGCGGGGGCGACGGAACGACCGTCACCGACCCCGGCCAGCCGTCCGAACTGATGGCGGGGGCCGACGGAGCCGCCTTCGCCGCGGGAACGGGGACCGCCCCTTCCGTCCTCCGACGAGCGAGCACGGGGCACGCGGGAACCGGTGGCACCGGGCGGAGCGGCCAGGCCGTCCAGAGGGCCCGGCACGGTTCGTCGTCGACCTCGGCGGGCCGCCAGTCCCAGCGGCGTCAGCGTGTGCGGGTCGGGGACCTGCGGCACGCCGAATACCTCGTGCGGCCCGACTGGGGGCCCACGCTCGGCAACCGTGGCGGTGGCAGCTGGGCGAACGCGGTCCTGGGGCCGCTCAGCCTGCAGAACGTGCGCTCCAATTCCAACGCCCGGCTCCCCCCGGCCATCGACGACGCCCGGGCGGCGTATCCGCACCTGACGTTCATCGCGGGGCACCTGCTCAACGAGTGTTTCGGCGGACCGGGCCAGCGGTCGAAGAACCTCACCATCCTGCTCTCCGGCGCGAACGGCGCCCACAAGGGCTACGACGATCCCCTCAAGAACGCGGTGGACGACATGCGGCGCGTCTACACGTTGCTCTCCGATCTCTACCTTCCCATCGACACCCTCAGGTTCGGTGTCGAAACGACGGTCACCGCCTCCGCGTCACAGGGTTACGCGTGGTCCGAAACGGACTATCCCCAGAAGTACATATCCGAATACCTGCACTGCGTGGCCCGGATCCACGGCGGCGAACAGGTATGGGACTGGATAGAGCAGGCAGAGGAGCAGGACCCCGGCAACCGGGATTGGGCGCAGGTCGCCGCGTACCTGCGCCGGGTGGAGGACTGGGTGGACCAGGCGAACCGGCACCAGATCATCACCAACACCCCCGGTGGCGCCCTCCTGGCGCTCTAG
- a CDS encoding sensor histidine kinase gives MKDVLLIALFALGGAACAGVLGAGVLRLVRRRSVAVSLAVIAGVTVTAMLAGTLAVAEAMFLSPHDLGVVTLVVAMAAVVSLATALLLGRWVVARSRELSLAARDFGDGGRFAAPPGQTTAELDALSRELAATSDRLAASRERERALEASRRELVAWISHDLRTPLAGLRAMSEALEDGMAADPGRYHRQIRTEVERLNTMVGDLFELSRIHAGALALSPSRMSLYDLVAEALSGVDPLAREHGVRLVGEQVERVPVEVDAKEMSRVLANLLVNAIRHTPADGTVAIAADTGADGGVVVLSVTDGCGGIPAEDLPRVFDTGWRGAAARTPVPAADTGAGASAAGRPAGAGAGLGLAIVRGIVEAHAGRTAVHNVPGGCRFEVTLPVGSAAS, from the coding sequence GTGAAGGACGTGCTGCTCATCGCGCTGTTCGCGCTCGGCGGGGCCGCGTGCGCGGGGGTGCTGGGGGCGGGGGTGCTGCGCCTCGTGCGACGCCGCTCGGTCGCCGTCTCCCTCGCGGTGATCGCCGGGGTGACGGTCACCGCCATGCTGGCCGGGACGCTGGCCGTGGCCGAGGCCATGTTCCTGTCCCCGCACGACCTCGGCGTGGTCACCCTGGTGGTGGCGATGGCGGCGGTGGTCTCGCTGGCCACCGCGCTGCTGCTGGGCCGGTGGGTGGTGGCCCGGAGCCGGGAACTCTCCCTGGCCGCGCGGGACTTCGGTGACGGCGGCCGGTTCGCCGCGCCGCCGGGGCAGACCACCGCCGAACTGGACGCGCTGTCCCGGGAGCTCGCGGCGACCAGCGACCGGCTGGCCGCCTCGCGGGAGCGGGAGCGGGCTCTGGAGGCCTCGCGGCGGGAGCTGGTCGCCTGGATCTCGCACGACCTGCGGACCCCGCTGGCCGGGCTGCGGGCGATGTCGGAGGCACTGGAGGACGGCATGGCCGCCGATCCCGGCCGCTACCACCGGCAGATCCGCACCGAGGTGGAGCGGCTCAACACGATGGTCGGGGACCTGTTCGAGCTGTCGCGCATCCACGCGGGGGCGCTGGCGCTGAGCCCGAGCCGGATGTCGCTGTACGACCTCGTCGCGGAGGCGTTGTCCGGGGTCGACCCGCTGGCGCGGGAGCACGGGGTCCGGCTGGTGGGGGAGCAGGTGGAGCGGGTCCCGGTGGAGGTCGACGCCAAGGAGATGTCCCGGGTCCTGGCGAACCTGCTGGTCAACGCGATCCGGCACACGCCGGCCGACGGTACGGTCGCCATCGCGGCCGATACCGGGGCGGACGGCGGGGTCGTGGTGCTGTCGGTGACCGACGGCTGCGGGGGGATCCCGGCGGAGGACCTGCCGAGGGTGTTCGACACGGGCTGGCGGGGGGCGGCGGCGCGCACGCCGGTGCCCGCGGCGGACACGGGCGCGGGGGCCTCGGCGGCCGGGCGCCCGGCGGGGGCCGGGGCCGGGCTGGGGCTGGCGATCGTACGGGGCATCGTGGAGGCCCACGCCGGCCGCACCGCCGTCCACAACGTCCCCGGCGGCTGCCGCTTCGAGGTGACGCTGCCGGTGGGCTCCGCGGCGTCCTGA